The Clostridiaceae bacterium HFYG-1003 genome includes a window with the following:
- a CDS encoding VWA domain-containing protein: MKKILYLTILVFISCLIPHQGFAAETVVSDRVAVALVLDNSGSMKNSDPLNNRFAAAKMVVDLLTESDFLSVSTFSDDAVNLIPMTELKGNQDHLVEAAFNFIPAPTGYTDYQKALKLAEENLDQITDPSVRRFILFLTDGKPELRDKKADMNLYFNQLTSKVQEIGNKNYPIYTVGFGESDQQILKQISANSRGATLVGNSSSLAPSFFEILRNFKNRFVLVDEEVNGEKEYSFVVDEYTSRVAILVQDNTKAGQFSIIGEDNKIVEPDLRTDDIQLFNLNENLQNKSKTYRLTGNWKGKVQAVRDTKTKLWITEPLSNAQVPYEQQLTAKITQTGAVGETGQLEAKIIQNGKALNLPIEIKKNGLEYELLIGKFPQTGIYDLQVSLVSQNQLVAKSTVSFEIKNIPVLRSSLTEQPPVWIKGEYVKVTASLLRNGNLVRNNLDEVEIAIQLNQENSQQILLLKDDGSSSSGDIIKGDKIYSGWASANLTGPLTYSLSARGVYLGDTFFTGGEPIQTNVLQPGSLKVNFPNGAVVQDGTVSAEIEIINQSDYPETVTALILDQEATPAVTVEPGATVRQVMKWAAKTSDPRADIKLVTAHEVTKLERFLTLDIKTAETPKDNTLLYILIGASVLALVGLLIFWKKRPKKVRPDLLKGTLVYEKDGTENSIHLSGNQMDISIGQDPLSEIHIPAKGTSFTFTVYPIRTDADSAVIEVRCAPPGMMKAEGKLATTGIFSPGDSFEIEGYQIHFEIVDGKSTGQNVLEGRL, encoded by the coding sequence ATGAAAAAGATACTTTATCTCACAATCCTGGTATTTATAAGCTGCCTGATCCCACATCAGGGATTTGCGGCTGAAACGGTGGTCTCGGATCGAGTCGCTGTTGCGCTGGTCCTTGATAATTCAGGGAGCATGAAAAATTCAGATCCGCTGAATAATCGGTTTGCTGCGGCTAAAATGGTCGTGGATTTATTAACTGAGTCTGATTTTCTGAGCGTCTCGACGTTTAGTGATGACGCCGTTAATCTGATTCCAATGACAGAATTAAAGGGAAACCAGGATCACCTGGTGGAGGCAGCATTCAACTTTATTCCAGCTCCGACTGGTTATACGGATTATCAAAAGGCCTTAAAGCTGGCAGAAGAGAATCTGGATCAGATAACTGATCCGTCGGTTCGTCGGTTCATTTTGTTCTTGACGGACGGAAAGCCGGAGCTGCGGGATAAAAAAGCAGATATGAATCTGTATTTTAACCAGCTGACTAGTAAGGTTCAGGAAATCGGGAATAAGAATTATCCAATCTACACCGTTGGCTTTGGGGAATCGGATCAACAGATCCTGAAGCAAATCTCTGCCAACAGCCGAGGGGCCACTTTAGTAGGAAACAGCAGTTCCCTGGCTCCCAGTTTCTTTGAGATTCTTCGTAATTTCAAGAACCGGTTTGTTCTTGTTGATGAAGAGGTAAACGGAGAAAAAGAATATTCCTTCGTCGTTGATGAATACACCAGCAGGGTAGCAATTCTTGTTCAAGATAATACCAAGGCTGGTCAGTTCTCCATTATTGGAGAAGATAATAAAATTGTCGAACCGGATTTGCGGACGGATGATATTCAATTATTCAACCTGAATGAAAACCTTCAGAACAAATCAAAGACCTATCGCCTGACAGGCAACTGGAAAGGGAAGGTCCAGGCAGTCCGTGATACGAAAACCAAGCTCTGGATCACCGAGCCTCTATCCAATGCTCAGGTACCCTATGAGCAGCAGTTAACTGCTAAGATTACTCAAACGGGAGCAGTAGGTGAAACAGGTCAGCTGGAAGCAAAGATCATCCAGAATGGCAAAGCGTTAAATCTTCCCATTGAGATCAAAAAGAACGGATTGGAATACGAACTCCTCATCGGGAAGTTCCCGCAAACCGGAATTTACGATCTTCAGGTGTCTTTAGTCAGCCAAAATCAACTGGTTGCCAAATCAACCGTTTCTTTTGAAATTAAGAATATACCGGTATTAAGATCCAGTTTGACAGAACAGCCGCCGGTCTGGATCAAGGGAGAATACGTCAAAGTAACTGCTTCGCTGCTGCGTAATGGGAACCTGGTCAGAAACAACCTGGATGAGGTCGAAATTGCCATTCAGCTCAATCAGGAAAATAGTCAGCAAATCCTTCTCCTGAAGGATGATGGGTCATCCTCTTCCGGGGACATCATAAAGGGTGATAAAATCTACTCTGGTTGGGCGTCGGCTAATCTGACCGGACCGCTTACATATTCTCTCAGTGCTCGTGGAGTCTATCTGGGCGACACCTTCTTCACGGGAGGTGAACCCATACAGACCAACGTCTTGCAGCCGGGATCCTTGAAAGTCAATTTCCCAAATGGTGCGGTTGTTCAAGATGGTACCGTGAGTGCAGAAATCGAGATCATCAACCAATCTGATTATCCGGAGACTGTTACCGCCCTTATTTTGGATCAGGAAGCAACCCCGGCGGTTACCGTGGAACCGGGAGCTACTGTGCGGCAGGTCATGAAATGGGCAGCCAAAACCTCGGATCCCAGAGCCGACATCAAGCTGGTTACTGCCCATGAAGTTACAAAACTGGAACGTTTCCTTACACTGGACATCAAGACGGCTGAAACTCCGAAGGATAACACTCTGCTTTATATTTTGATCGGAGCGAGTGTGCTGGCACTCGTTGGTTTATTGATATTCTGGAAGAAAAGACCAAAGAAGGTCAGGCCGGATCTGCTGAAAGGAACTCTGGTTTACGAGAAGGATGGAACCGAAAACTCCATTCATCTTTCAGGAAATCAGATGGACATCTCGATCGGTCAGGATCCGTTGAGTGAAATACACATACCGGCAAAGGGAACTTCCTTTACATTTACGGTTTACCCGATTCGAACAGATGCTGACTCTGCGGTCATTGAAGTTCGATGCGCACCCCCGGGAATGATGAAAGCGGAAGGGAAACTGGCTACAACGGGAATTTTCTCACCTGGCGACAGTTTCGAGATTGAAGGCTATCAGATCCATTTTGAAATTGTTGACGGAAAATCCACCGGACAGAATGTATTGGAAGGAAGACTATGA
- a CDS encoding type II secretion system F family protein translates to MKKPFSERALLPIYNSIANFLDRFTPKNIAENYQEVLLQAGLAERFTPVRILINQILFGLTVLLLMVLVFQFSGMPINWLILILVTAIALILPLSYFRGKAQTRQKLIKNSLPDILDMLYISVEAGLSFDAAMKKTASKMKGPLSQEITRAMDDITKGREREEALRSIGIRTQVEDVSSFITAVIQSELLGANIANMLRIQSRVMREKRRQRAEEAAAKMPLKMLFPMIFLLFPALFIVILGPALISIFNTFLGM, encoded by the coding sequence ATGAAGAAGCCGTTTTCAGAGCGTGCCCTTCTTCCCATCTATAATTCAATTGCTAATTTTCTTGATCGCTTTACACCAAAGAATATCGCCGAGAATTACCAGGAAGTACTGCTACAGGCAGGACTGGCAGAACGGTTCACCCCAGTTCGGATCCTGATAAATCAAATTTTGTTTGGTTTGACAGTATTACTATTGATGGTTTTGGTTTTCCAGTTTTCTGGAATGCCAATCAATTGGCTAATTCTCATATTAGTGACCGCCATTGCCCTTATTCTCCCCCTTTCCTATTTCAGAGGGAAGGCTCAAACAAGACAAAAGTTGATCAAGAACTCCTTACCGGATATTCTCGACATGCTTTATATCAGTGTGGAAGCTGGCCTAAGCTTTGATGCGGCCATGAAGAAAACAGCCAGCAAAATGAAGGGGCCTTTGAGCCAGGAAATCACCAGAGCGATGGATGACATCACAAAGGGGCGGGAGCGTGAAGAAGCACTTCGTTCCATTGGAATCCGAACTCAGGTGGAAGATGTGTCGAGTTTTATAACTGCGGTAATTCAGTCGGAACTGCTGGGAGCGAATATTGCGAATATGCTTCGAATTCAGTCCCGAGTAATGCGAGAAAAACGGAGACAAAGAGCTGAAGAAGCAGCGGCGAAAATGCCGTTGAAAATGTTGTTTCCAATGATTTTTCTTCTCTTTCCAGCCTTATTTATCGTTATTCTGGGCCCCGCCCTGATCAGTATTTTTAATACTTTCCTTGGCATGTAA
- a CDS encoding pilus assembly protein TadG-related protein: MFKKLFREESGQALPFFALFLVVLLGFGALVVDGGMLYAKRADLQKAADAAALAGARALPVKADAEAAALLLGSDNGAPQANILVTTPYLGDSNKVEVITSDLVPSTFARVLGINQSTVKARAVAERIKADVKALKYTLFSGEDEVTVTSNKLTIVYGDVYGNDGIDASGAEINGSAVINTEITNKTLDVAKATEKIGPVKETIPDLWSSVEPIAPVTTRAAFNLAVDYDPISKTAKLNNEIVRYEELQNKNTYKVLDLQGVKFTGVGIIYSAGPLDLDGGGQTSASDSIIFYSGDTSDQAIHFTGSGQTYTGYLYAPNGGILLSGEGATLYGRAIAKEEVKFAGGNASISGAISEEVFNMLKYRIRLID, encoded by the coding sequence ATGTTCAAAAAGTTATTTAGAGAAGAGTCAGGACAGGCATTACCATTCTTCGCGTTATTCCTGGTGGTACTTCTGGGGTTTGGCGCTCTGGTGGTTGACGGCGGAATGCTTTATGCCAAACGTGCAGATTTGCAGAAAGCCGCAGATGCTGCTGCGCTCGCCGGAGCCAGGGCATTGCCGGTCAAAGCAGACGCTGAAGCTGCCGCATTGCTGCTGGGATCAGATAACGGAGCCCCGCAGGCTAACATCTTAGTGACAACACCCTATTTGGGAGACAGCAACAAAGTCGAAGTTATAACTTCTGACTTAGTGCCATCCACTTTTGCTCGAGTTCTGGGAATTAATCAAAGCACCGTAAAAGCTCGAGCTGTTGCCGAACGGATTAAAGCTGACGTCAAAGCTTTGAAGTACACTCTTTTCTCAGGAGAGGATGAGGTAACAGTAACCAGCAACAAGTTGACGATCGTTTACGGAGACGTTTATGGCAACGATGGAATTGATGCTTCCGGCGCAGAGATTAATGGTAGTGCGGTTATTAACACTGAAATCACCAATAAGACCCTGGATGTAGCGAAGGCAACGGAAAAAATCGGACCCGTGAAAGAAACGATTCCGGATCTCTGGTCTTCGGTTGAACCAATAGCACCTGTCACAACCAGAGCTGCTTTCAACCTGGCAGTGGATTATGACCCCATTTCAAAGACGGCAAAACTAAACAATGAAATTGTCCGTTATGAAGAGCTACAGAATAAGAACACTTATAAAGTTCTGGATCTTCAGGGCGTTAAATTCACCGGAGTAGGGATCATATACAGTGCCGGTCCACTGGACTTGGATGGCGGCGGACAAACCTCAGCCAGTGATTCTATCATTTTCTACAGCGGCGATACTTCGGATCAGGCGATCCATTTCACTGGATCAGGGCAGACATATACTGGTTATCTTTATGCCCCCAACGGCGGAATCCTGTTGTCCGGTGAGGGAGCCACCCTGTATGGACGAGCCATTGCCAAAGAAGAGGTTAAGTTCGCCGGCGGTAACGCCTCGATCAGCGGCGCAATCAGCGAAGAAGTCTTTAACATGCTGAAGTATCGGATTCGCCTCATCGACTAG
- the rpoB gene encoding DNA-directed RNA polymerase subunit beta gives MVHPVPNPTGKRTRMSFARIKEVANMPNLIEIQLDSYNWFLKEGLDEVFEDISAITNHGGNLILRFVGFHLDRDNIKYSIEECKERDATYAAPLKVTVRLENTETGEIKEQEVYMGEFPLMTEQGTFIINGAERVIVSQLVRSPGVYYNQSYDKSGKSLFSATVIPNRGAWLEYETDSNDIIYIRIDKTRKLPITVMARAMGFGSDQEIFNYFGDDERLKATVEKDATKTREEGLIEIYKRLRPGEPPTVDSAEALLNGLFFDPKRYDLSKVGRYKFNKKLNIVNRIINQVAAVDVVSPVTGEILAEKGQKINRDLAFAIMENGINSVDILVEDRIVRVIGNHFVPLNRFVELEESDSFYKETVHYPTLMKFLDEVGQVEAKEMHRLIREHIHELSPKHIIRDDMFATISYELGLPMNIGVVDDIDHLGHRRIRSVGELLQNQFRIGLSRMERVVRERMTIQDQDNITPSALINIRPVAAAIKEFFGSSQLSQFMDQTNPLSELTNKRRLSALGPGGLSRDRAGMEVRDVHHSHYGRMCPIETPEGPNIGLIVSLASYARVNEYGFVETPYRVVDKARGVVTDEIRYYTADEEDLYLCAPATEPLDQEGHFLDDRVTVRRTDEVILVPREEVDLVDVSPKQLVSVATAMIPFLENDDASRALMGANMQRQAVPLLKTQAPIVGTGIEYRAAYDSGVLPKARHDGTIEYVSASEIRLRRSNDGGLDIIRLQKFKRSNQGTCINQKPLVAKGDAVKVGDILADGPSTDLGEIALGKNIRIGFLTWEGYNYEDAMLISEELVRDDIFTSIHIEEYEAMARDTKLGPEEITRDIPNVGEDALKDIDERGIIRIGAEVRTGDILVGKVTPKGETELTAEERLLRAIFGEKAREVRDTSLRVPHGEQGIIVDVKVFTRENAAELPAGVNMLVRCYIAQKRKISVGDKMAGRHGNKGVISRILPEADMPFLPDGSPLQICLNPLGVPSRMNIGQVLEVHLGWAAKKLGWHVATPVFDGATYENIEELLEEGGFDRSGKTVLFDGRTGEPFDNPVTVGYMYILKLAHLVDDKIHARSTGPYSLVTQQPLGGKAQFGGQRFGEMEVWALEAYGSAHTLQEILTVKSDDVVGRVKTYESIVKGENIPEPGIPESFKVLIKELQALCLDVKVLNENHEEIELKESVEDEPMFDFAPEFHKENLEFTQKDKLIEDEDSEETEVLFGDDPDEDAELTIEEDMD, from the coding sequence ATGGTACATCCTGTTCCTAACCCAACGGGAAAAAGAACAAGAATGAGTTTTGCAAGAATCAAAGAAGTTGCCAACATGCCGAATCTCATCGAGATTCAGCTTGATTCTTACAACTGGTTCCTGAAGGAAGGCCTGGACGAGGTATTCGAGGACATTTCTGCCATCACAAATCACGGCGGCAATCTGATCCTGCGGTTCGTCGGTTTCCATCTGGACCGGGACAACATCAAGTACTCCATCGAAGAATGCAAAGAACGAGACGCAACCTATGCGGCTCCGCTGAAAGTTACCGTACGCCTTGAGAACACCGAAACCGGTGAAATCAAGGAACAGGAAGTCTACATGGGTGAATTCCCGCTGATGACCGAGCAGGGCACCTTTATCATCAATGGTGCGGAACGTGTTATCGTCTCCCAGCTGGTTCGCTCACCCGGTGTCTACTACAACCAGAGCTATGATAAATCCGGCAAGAGCCTGTTCTCTGCCACGGTCATCCCCAACCGCGGTGCCTGGCTCGAATACGAGACGGATTCCAACGACATCATCTACATCCGCATCGACAAGACCCGCAAGCTCCCCATCACTGTGATGGCCCGGGCCATGGGCTTTGGATCCGATCAGGAGATCTTTAACTACTTCGGTGACGATGAACGCCTCAAGGCGACGGTGGAGAAGGATGCAACCAAGACCCGCGAAGAAGGACTTATTGAGATCTACAAACGGCTCCGTCCGGGCGAACCCCCGACGGTAGATTCCGCGGAAGCTCTCCTGAACGGTCTGTTCTTTGATCCCAAACGGTATGACCTGTCCAAGGTTGGCCGCTATAAATTCAACAAGAAGCTCAACATCGTCAACCGCATCATCAACCAGGTGGCCGCCGTTGACGTCGTATCGCCCGTGACGGGAGAGATCCTGGCTGAAAAAGGCCAGAAGATCAACCGCGATCTGGCCTTCGCCATCATGGAGAACGGAATCAATTCCGTGGATATCCTGGTGGAAGACCGCATCGTCCGCGTCATCGGCAATCACTTTGTCCCACTGAACCGTTTCGTCGAATTGGAAGAATCCGATTCATTTTATAAAGAAACCGTTCATTACCCGACTCTGATGAAATTCCTGGACGAAGTCGGCCAGGTGGAAGCCAAGGAAATGCACCGCCTCATCCGCGAGCATATCCATGAGCTCTCTCCCAAGCACATCATCCGGGACGACATGTTCGCGACCATCAGCTACGAGCTGGGGCTGCCCATGAACATCGGTGTCGTGGATGACATCGACCATCTCGGTCACCGCCGCATCCGTTCCGTCGGCGAGCTGCTGCAGAATCAGTTCCGCATCGGTCTGTCCCGGATGGAACGTGTGGTCCGTGAGCGGATGACCATCCAGGATCAGGACAACATCACCCCATCGGCACTGATCAACATCCGGCCGGTGGCTGCCGCCATCAAGGAATTCTTCGGATCCTCCCAGCTGTCTCAGTTCATGGATCAGACCAATCCGCTGTCCGAGCTGACCAACAAGCGCAGACTGTCTGCCCTGGGACCCGGCGGTCTCTCCCGTGACCGCGCCGGCATGGAAGTGCGTGACGTTCACCATTCCCATTACGGACGCATGTGCCCGATTGAAACCCCGGAAGGTCCGAACATCGGTCTGATCGTATCCCTGGCCTCCTATGCCCGGGTCAACGAATACGGCTTCGTCGAGACACCATACCGCGTTGTCGACAAGGCCAGAGGCGTCGTAACGGATGAGATCCGCTACTACACGGCCGATGAGGAAGATCTGTACCTGTGCGCCCCTGCCACCGAGCCCCTCGACCAGGAAGGTCACTTCCTGGATGACCGTGTTACCGTGCGCCGCACCGATGAAGTCATCCTGGTACCCCGGGAAGAAGTTGACCTGGTCGATGTGTCCCCGAAACAGCTGGTTTCCGTGGCTACGGCCATGATCCCCTTCCTGGAAAATGATGATGCATCCCGTGCCCTGATGGGTGCCAACATGCAGCGTCAGGCGGTTCCGCTGCTCAAGACCCAGGCTCCGATTGTCGGAACCGGCATCGAGTACCGGGCAGCTTATGATTCCGGCGTTCTGCCCAAGGCCAGACACGACGGAACCATCGAGTATGTATCCGCATCTGAGATTCGCCTGCGCCGTTCCAACGACGGCGGCCTCGACATCATCCGGCTGCAGAAATTCAAGCGGTCCAACCAGGGAACCTGCATCAACCAGAAACCGCTGGTTGCCAAGGGTGACGCTGTTAAAGTCGGAGACATTCTGGCTGACGGACCATCAACGGATCTGGGCGAAATCGCTCTGGGCAAGAATATCCGCATTGGCTTCCTGACCTGGGAAGGCTACAACTATGAGGATGCCATGCTGATCTCCGAAGAGCTGGTCCGCGATGACATCTTTACCTCCATCCATATCGAAGAATACGAGGCCATGGCCCGTGACACCAAGCTCGGACCGGAAGAGATCACCCGCGACATCCCCAATGTCGGCGAGGACGCCCTCAAGGACATCGACGAACGCGGCATCATCCGCATCGGAGCGGAAGTCCGCACCGGAGACATCCTGGTCGGTAAAGTCACCCCCAAGGGAGAGACGGAACTGACGGCGGAAGAACGCCTCCTGCGTGCCATCTTCGGCGAAAAGGCGCGGGAAGTCCGCGATACCTCGCTGCGGGTACCCCACGGCGAACAGGGCATCATCGTTGACGTCAAGGTCTTCACCCGTGAGAACGCGGCAGAGCTGCCGGCCGGTGTCAATATGCTGGTCCGCTGCTACATCGCGCAGAAACGGAAAATCTCTGTCGGTGATAAAATGGCCGGACGCCACGGCAACAAGGGTGTTATCTCCCGGATTCTGCCTGAGGCAGACATGCCGTTCCTGCCGGACGGAAGCCCGCTTCAGATTTGTCTGAACCCGCTGGGCGTTCCTTCCCGTATGAACATCGGACAGGTTCTGGAAGTTCATCTGGGCTGGGCTGCGAAGAAACTCGGCTGGCATGTTGCCACTCCGGTCTTCGACGGCGCGACCTATGAAAACATTGAAGAGCTCCTGGAAGAGGGCGGCTTTGACCGCTCCGGAAAAACCGTTCTGTTTGACGGCCGCACCGGCGAACCCTTCGACAATCCTGTTACCGTCGGTTACATGTATATCCTGAAACTGGCGCATCTGGTCGATGACAAGATCCACGCCCGGAGCACCGGCCCCTACTCACTGGTTACTCAGCAGCCCCTGGGCGGAAAAGCTCAGTTCGGCGGACAGCGCTTCGGAGAAATGGAAGTCTGGGCTCTTGAAGCCTACGGCTCAGCCCATACCCTCCAGGAAATCCTGACCGTGAAATCCGATGATGTGGTGGGACGGGTCAAGACCTATGAGTCCATCGTCAAGGGCGAGAACATCCCGGAACCGGGCATCCCGGAATCCTTTAAGGTTCTGATCAAGGAACTCCAGGCTTTGTGTCTGGATGTCAAGGTGCTCAACGAGAACCATGAAGAGATCGAACTGAAAGAATCCGTGGAAGATGAACCTATGTTTGACTTCGCCCCGGAATTCCACAAAGAAAATTTGGAATTCACCCAGAAAGACAAACTCATCGAAGATGAGGATTCGGAAGAAACCGAGGTATTATTCGGTGATGACCCGGACGAGGATGCTGAACTGACGATTGAAGAAGATATGGATTAG
- a CDS encoding DUF192 domain-containing protein, which translates to MNPASGSVVLRNLKTADSFLERFRGLMGKTLSPGEGLWITPCNSIHCFFMKIPIDVLFLNKNMEIIHRIDAMKPWTISPIVKGANSVIEASAGTFQELNVGDKVQVASLAPEI; encoded by the coding sequence ATGAATCCTGCCAGCGGCTCCGTAGTACTCCGGAACCTGAAAACAGCCGACTCTTTTCTTGAACGCTTTCGCGGACTCATGGGAAAAACGCTGAGTCCCGGTGAGGGACTATGGATCACCCCATGCAACAGCATCCATTGTTTTTTCATGAAAATTCCAATTGATGTTTTGTTCCTGAATAAAAATATGGAGATCATTCATCGAATCGATGCCATGAAACCATGGACCATCAGTCCGATCGTAAAAGGTGCAAACTCAGTCATTGAAGCATCTGCCGGAACATTTCAAGAGCTGAATGTGGGAGACAAGGTTCAAGTTGCGTCTTTGGCTCCTGAAATCTGA
- the wrbA gene encoding NAD(P)H:quinone oxidoreductase — MENKVKLAIVYYSSTGTNHQMAQWAKEEAEKNGAEVRLVKVQELVPEAAYSKNPAWKAHADATVDVPVATSDDLVWADAILFSAPSRYGTLPAQMKFFIDGQGAIWAQGLLVNKVVSAMSSAQNVHGGQEATILSLYTNMYHWGAIVVSPGYTDPVLYTTGGNPYGASTQVDMNANILDNVKPAVEVQVRRMLDIAGKLK; from the coding sequence ATGGAGAACAAAGTTAAATTAGCAATCGTGTACTATTCCTCTACGGGTACCAACCATCAGATGGCGCAATGGGCCAAAGAAGAGGCTGAAAAGAATGGTGCTGAGGTTCGCCTCGTTAAGGTTCAGGAACTCGTACCGGAAGCAGCCTACTCAAAAAATCCCGCATGGAAAGCCCATGCTGACGCAACGGTTGATGTACCGGTGGCAACCAGTGATGATCTGGTCTGGGCTGATGCCATACTCTTCTCCGCACCCTCCCGGTATGGAACGCTGCCGGCGCAGATGAAGTTCTTCATCGATGGTCAGGGAGCCATCTGGGCACAGGGCCTGCTGGTCAACAAAGTTGTTTCCGCCATGTCCTCGGCTCAGAATGTGCACGGCGGCCAGGAAGCCACCATCCTCTCCCTCTATACCAACATGTACCACTGGGGAGCCATCGTCGTATCCCCGGGCTACACCGATCCGGTCCTCTACACCACCGGCGGAAATCCTTACGGGGCTTCCACTCAGGTTGACATGAACGCCAACATCCTAGACAACGTCAAGCCGGCTGTTGAAGTTCAGGTCAGAAGAATGCTGGATATTGCGGGTAAGCTGAAATAG